A region of Homo sapiens chromosome 17, GRCh38.p14 Primary Assembly DNA encodes the following proteins:
- the OTOP3 gene encoding proton channel OTOP3 isoform 2 (isoform 2 is encoded by transcript variant 2) translates to MPLPASAPAEATPMPSSEAQETEAAPEKENRVDVGAEERAAATRPRQKSWLVRHFSLLLRRDRQAQKAGQLFSGLLALNVVFLGGAFICSMIFNKVAVTLGDVWILLATLKVLSLLWLLYYVASTTRRPHAVLYQDPHAGPLWVRGSLVLFGSCTFCLNIFRVGYDVSHIRCKSQLDLVFSVIEMVFIGVQTWVLWKHCKDCVRVQTNFTRCGLMLTLATNLLLWVLAVTNDSMHREIEAELGILMEKSTGNETNTCLCLNATACEAFRRGFLMLYPFSTEYCLICCAVLFVMWKNVGRHVAPHMGAHPATAPFHLHGAIFGPLLGLLVLLAGVCVFVLFQIEASGPAIACQYFTLYYAFYVAVLPTMSLACLAGTAIHGLEERELDTVKNPTRSLDVVLLMGAALGQMGIAYFSIVAIVAKRPHELLNRLILAYSLLLILQHIAQNLFIIEGLHRRPLWETVPEGLAGKQEAEPPRRGSLLELGQGLQRASLAYIHSYSHLNWKRRALKEISLFLILCNITLWMMPAFGIHPEFENGLEKDFYGYQIWFAIVNFGLPLGVFYRMHSVGGLVEVYLGA, encoded by the exons ATGCCTCTCCCGGCCTCAG CCCCTGCTGAGGCTACACCCATGCCTTCTTCAGAAGCACAGGAGACTGAAGCAGCCCCGGAGAAGGAGAACCGAGTGGATGTGGGGGCCGAGGAGAGAGCGGCCGCCACCCGGCCCCGGCAGAAGTCCTGGCTGGTGAGGCATTTCTCTCTGCTGCTGCGGCGGGACCGGCAGGCCCAGAAGGCTGGACAACTCTTCTCGGGGCTCCTGGCCCTGAATGTGGTGTTCCTGGGTGGCGCCTTCATCTGCAGCATGATCTTCAACAAGGTGGCCGTCACTCTGGGTGACGTGTGGATCCTGCTGGCCACGCTGAAGGTCCTCTCCCTGCTTTGGCTTCTCTACTATGTGGCAAGCACCACCCGCCGACCACACGCCGTGCTCTACCAAGATCCCCACGCGGGGCCCCTCTGGGTGCGGG GTTCCCTAGTGCTCTTCGGCAGCTGCACCTTCTGCCTCAACATCTTCCGAGTGGGCTACGATGTGAGCCACATCCGCTGCAAGTCACAGCTGGACCTTGTCTTCTCTGTCATCGAGATGGTCTTCATCGGCGTCCAG ACCTGGGTGCTCTGGAAACACTGCAAAGACTGTGTTCGGGTCCAGACCAACTTCACTAG GTGTGGCCTGATGCTGACCCTGGCCACAAACCTGCTGCTGTGGGTTCTGGCCGTTACCAATGACTCCATGCACCGAGAGATCGAAGCTGAGCTTGGCATCCTCATGGAAAAATCCACAG gcAATGAGACCAACACCTGTCTGTGCCTCAATGCCACCGCGTGTGAAGCTTTCCGGAGAGGCTTCCTGATGCTCTACCCCTTCAGCACTGAGTACTGCCTCatctgctgtgctgtgctgtttGTCATGTGGAAGAACGTGGGCCGCCACGTGGCACCCCACATGGGTGCCCACCCTGCCACCGCACCCTTCCACCTGCACGGGGCCATCTTCGGGCCGCTGCTGGGCCTGCTGGTGCTGCTGGCAGGTGTGTGCGTCTTTGTGCTCTTCCAAATCGAGGCCAGTGGCCCTGCCATTGCTTGCCAGTACTTCACCCTCTACTATGCCTTCTATGTGGCTGTGCTGCCCACCATGAGTCTGGCGTGCCTGGCGGGCACAGCCATACACGGGCTGGAGGAGAGAGAGCTGGACACGGTCAAGAACCCTACCCGCAGCCTGGATGTGGTGCTGCTAATGGGTGCTGCACTGGGCCAGATGGGCATCGCCTATTTCTCCATCGTGGCCATTGTGGCCAAGCGCCCGCATGAGCTGCTCAACCGCCTCATCCTGGCCTACTCGCTGCTGCTCATCCTGCAGCACATCGCTCAGAACCTCTTCATCATCGAGGGCCTGCACCGGCGCCCACTCTGGGAGACAGTTCCCGAGGGCCTGGCAGGAAAGCAGGAGGCTGAGCCTCCCCGCAGAGGCTCCTTGCTGGAGCTGGGCCAGGGCCTGCAGCGGGCCTCACTGGCCTACATCCACTCCTACAGCCACCTCAACTGGAAGCGGAGGGCACTCAAGGAGATCTCACTCTTCCTCATCCTCTGCAATATCACA CTGTGGATGATGCCTGCATTTGGCATACACCCGGAGTTTGAGAACGGGCTAGAAAAGGATTTCTACGGCTACCAGATATGGTTCGCCATCGTCAACTTCGGCCTGCCTCTGGGGGTCTTCTACCGCATGCACTCTGTGGGAGGCCTGGTGGAGGTCTACCTGGGGGCCTGA
- the OTOP2 gene encoding proton channel OTOP2 — protein MSEELAQGPKESPPAPRAGPREVWKKGGRLLSVLLAVNVLLLACTLISGGAFNKVAVYDTDVFALLTAMMLLATLWILFYLLRTVRCPCAVPYRDAHAGPIWLRGGLVLFGICTLIMDVFKTGYYSSFFECQSAIKILHPLIQAVFVIIQTYFLWVSAKDCVHVHLDLTWCGLMFTLTTNLAIWMAAVVDESVHQSHSYSSSHSNASHARLISDQHADNPVGGDSCLCSTAVCQIFQQGYFYLYPFNIEYSLFASTMLYVMWKNVGRFLASTPGHSHTPTPVSLFRETFFAGPVLGLLLFVVGLAVFIIYEVQVSGDGSRTRQALVIYYSFNIVCLGLTTLVSLSGSIIYRFDRRAMDHHKNPTRTLDVALLMGAALGQYAISYYSIVAVVAGTPQDLLAGLNLTHALLMIAQHTFQNMFIIESLHRGPPGAEPHSTHPKEPCQDLTFTNLDALHTLSACPPNPGLVSPSPSDQREAVAIVSTPRSQWRRQCLKDISLFLLLCNVILWIMPAFGARPHFSNTVEVDFYGYSLWAVIVNICLPFGIFYRMHAVSSLLEVYVLS, from the exons ATGTCCGAGGAGCTGGCCCAGGGCCCCAAGGAGAGCCCCCCGGCGCCGCGTGCGGGCCCCAGGGAGGTGTGGAAGAAGGGTGGCCGCCTGCTGTCGGTGCTGCTGGCGGTGAACGTGCTGCTCCTCGCCTGCACGCTCATCAGCGGCGGAGCCTTCAACAAGGTGGCCGTGTACGACACCGACGTGTTCGCGCTGCTCACTGCGATGATGCTGCTGGCAACGCTCTGGATCCTCTTCTACCTCCTCCGAACCGTGCGCTGCCCCTGCGCGGTACCCTACCGGGACGCGCACGCTGGCCCCATCTGGCTCCGAG GTGGGCTGGTGCTGTTTGGAATCTGCACCCTCATCATGGATGTCTTCAAGACCGGCTACTACTCCAGTTTCTTTGAGTGCCAGTCAGCCATCAAGATCCTGCACCCCCTCATCCAGGCTGTGTTTGTCATCATCCAG ACCTACTTTCTCTGGGTCTCTGCTAAAGACTGCGTTCACGTCCACCTGGATCTGACCTG GTGTGGTCTCATGTTCACACTCACCACCAACCTGGCCATCTGGATGGCGGCCGTGGTGGATGAATCTGTGCACCAATCCCACTCCTACAGCAGTTCTCACAGCAACGCCAGCCACGCCCGTCTCATCTCTGACC AGCATGCAGACAACCCGGTCGGAGGAGACTCCTGCCTCTGCAGCACGGCCGTCTGCCAGATCTTCCAGCAGGGGTACTTCTACCTATATCCCTTCAACATCGAGTACAGCCTCTTCGCCTCCACCATGCTGTATGTCATGTGGAAGAATGTGGGTAGATTCCTGGCCTCCACCCCTGGCCACAGCCACACCCCAACCCCTGTCAGCCTCTTCCGGGAGACCTTTTTTGCTGGCCCGGTTCTGGGCCTGCTGCTCTTCGTGGTGGGGCTGGCTGTCTTCATCATCTACGAGGTTCAAGTGAGCGGGGACGGGAGCCGCACCAGGCAGGCCCTGGTCATCTACTACAGCTTCAACATTGTCTGCTTGGGACTCACCACCTTGGTCAGCCTGAGCGGCTCCATCATCTACCGTTTTGACCGCCGGGCCATGGACCACCATAAGAACCCCACGCGCACTCTGGACGTGGCCCTGCTGATGGGTGCCGCCCTGGGTCAGTACGCCATCTCTTACTACTCCATCGtggctgtggtggcgggcacaCCCCAGGACCTGCTGGCAGGGCTCAACCTCACCCATGCACTGCTCATGATCGCCCAGCACACCTTCCAGAACATGTTTATCATCGAGAGCCTTCACCGAGGACCGCCCGGGGCTGAGCCTCACAGTACCCACCCCAAGGAGCCCTGCCAAGACCTCACCTTCACCAACCTGGATGCCCTCCACACGTTGTCCGCCTGCCCACCCAACCCCGGGCTGGTTAGCCCCAGCCCTTCAGACCAGCGGGAAGCAGTGGCCATCGTCTCAACCCCCAGAAGCCAGTGGAGACGCCAGTGCCTAAAAGACATTTCTCTGTTTCTCCTACTCTGCAATGTCATT CTGTGGATCATGCCTGCCTTCGGGGCCCGCCCTCATTTCAGCAACACAGTGGAGGTGGATTTCTACGGCTACTCCCTCTGGGCGGTCATCGTCAACATCTGCCTCCCTTTCGGCATCTTCTACCGCATGCACGCTGTGTCCAGCCTGCTGGAGGTCTACGTGCTGTCCTGA
- the OTOP3 gene encoding proton channel OTOP3 isoform X1, translated as MPLPASEAQETEAAPEKENRVDVGAEERAAATRPRQKSWLVRHFSLLLRRDRQAQKAGQLFSGLLALNVVFLGGAFICSMIFNKVAVTLGDVWILLATLKVLSLLWLLYYVASTTRRPHAVLYQDPHAGPLWVRGSLVLFGSCTFCLNIFRVGYDVSHIRCKSQLDLVFSVIEMVFIGVQTWVLWKHCKDCVRVQTNFTRCGLMLTLATNLLLWVLAVTNDSMHREIEAELGILMEKSTGNETNTCLCLNATACEAFRRGFLMLYPFSTEYCLICCAVLFVMWKNVGRHVAPHMGAHPATAPFHLHGAIFGPLLGLLVLLAGVCVFVLFQIEASGPAIACQYFTLYYAFYVAVLPTMSLACLAGTAIHGLEERELDTVKNPTRSLDVVLLMGAALGQMGIAYFSIVAIVAKRPHELLNRLILAYSLLLILQHIAQNLFIIEGLHRRPLWETVPEGLAGKQEAEPPRRGSLLELGQGLQRASLAYIHSYSHLNWKRRALKEISLFLILCNITLWMMPAFGIHPEFENGLEKDFYGYQIWFAIVNFGLPLGVFYRMHSVGGLVEVYLGA; from the exons ATGCCTCTCCCGGCCTCAG AAGCACAGGAGACTGAAGCAGCCCCGGAGAAGGAGAACCGAGTGGATGTGGGGGCCGAGGAGAGAGCGGCCGCCACCCGGCCCCGGCAGAAGTCCTGGCTGGTGAGGCATTTCTCTCTGCTGCTGCGGCGGGACCGGCAGGCCCAGAAGGCTGGACAACTCTTCTCGGGGCTCCTGGCCCTGAATGTGGTGTTCCTGGGTGGCGCCTTCATCTGCAGCATGATCTTCAACAAGGTGGCCGTCACTCTGGGTGACGTGTGGATCCTGCTGGCCACGCTGAAGGTCCTCTCCCTGCTTTGGCTTCTCTACTATGTGGCAAGCACCACCCGCCGACCACACGCCGTGCTCTACCAAGATCCCCACGCGGGGCCCCTCTGGGTGCGGG GTTCCCTAGTGCTCTTCGGCAGCTGCACCTTCTGCCTCAACATCTTCCGAGTGGGCTACGATGTGAGCCACATCCGCTGCAAGTCACAGCTGGACCTTGTCTTCTCTGTCATCGAGATGGTCTTCATCGGCGTCCAG ACCTGGGTGCTCTGGAAACACTGCAAAGACTGTGTTCGGGTCCAGACCAACTTCACTAG GTGTGGCCTGATGCTGACCCTGGCCACAAACCTGCTGCTGTGGGTTCTGGCCGTTACCAATGACTCCATGCACCGAGAGATCGAAGCTGAGCTTGGCATCCTCATGGAAAAATCCACAG gcAATGAGACCAACACCTGTCTGTGCCTCAATGCCACCGCGTGTGAAGCTTTCCGGAGAGGCTTCCTGATGCTCTACCCCTTCAGCACTGAGTACTGCCTCatctgctgtgctgtgctgtttGTCATGTGGAAGAACGTGGGCCGCCACGTGGCACCCCACATGGGTGCCCACCCTGCCACCGCACCCTTCCACCTGCACGGGGCCATCTTCGGGCCGCTGCTGGGCCTGCTGGTGCTGCTGGCAGGTGTGTGCGTCTTTGTGCTCTTCCAAATCGAGGCCAGTGGCCCTGCCATTGCTTGCCAGTACTTCACCCTCTACTATGCCTTCTATGTGGCTGTGCTGCCCACCATGAGTCTGGCGTGCCTGGCGGGCACAGCCATACACGGGCTGGAGGAGAGAGAGCTGGACACGGTCAAGAACCCTACCCGCAGCCTGGATGTGGTGCTGCTAATGGGTGCTGCACTGGGCCAGATGGGCATCGCCTATTTCTCCATCGTGGCCATTGTGGCCAAGCGCCCGCATGAGCTGCTCAACCGCCTCATCCTGGCCTACTCGCTGCTGCTCATCCTGCAGCACATCGCTCAGAACCTCTTCATCATCGAGGGCCTGCACCGGCGCCCACTCTGGGAGACAGTTCCCGAGGGCCTGGCAGGAAAGCAGGAGGCTGAGCCTCCCCGCAGAGGCTCCTTGCTGGAGCTGGGCCAGGGCCTGCAGCGGGCCTCACTGGCCTACATCCACTCCTACAGCCACCTCAACTGGAAGCGGAGGGCACTCAAGGAGATCTCACTCTTCCTCATCCTCTGCAATATCACA CTGTGGATGATGCCTGCATTTGGCATACACCCGGAGTTTGAGAACGGGCTAGAAAAGGATTTCTACGGCTACCAGATATGGTTCGCCATCGTCAACTTCGGCCTGCCTCTGGGGGTCTTCTACCGCATGCACTCTGTGGGAGGCCTGGTGGAGGTCTACCTGGGGGCCTGA
- the OTOP3 gene encoding proton channel OTOP3 isoform 1 (isoform 1 is encoded by transcript variant 1) — translation MGRGARAAAAQSRWGRASRASVSPGRTIRSAPAVGEAQETEAAPEKENRVDVGAEERAAATRPRQKSWLVRHFSLLLRRDRQAQKAGQLFSGLLALNVVFLGGAFICSMIFNKVAVTLGDVWILLATLKVLSLLWLLYYVASTTRRPHAVLYQDPHAGPLWVRGSLVLFGSCTFCLNIFRVGYDVSHIRCKSQLDLVFSVIEMVFIGVQTWVLWKHCKDCVRVQTNFTRCGLMLTLATNLLLWVLAVTNDSMHREIEAELGILMEKSTGNETNTCLCLNATACEAFRRGFLMLYPFSTEYCLICCAVLFVMWKNVGRHVAPHMGAHPATAPFHLHGAIFGPLLGLLVLLAGVCVFVLFQIEASGPAIACQYFTLYYAFYVAVLPTMSLACLAGTAIHGLEERELDTVKNPTRSLDVVLLMGAALGQMGIAYFSIVAIVAKRPHELLNRLILAYSLLLILQHIAQNLFIIEGLHRRPLWETVPEGLAGKQEAEPPRRGSLLELGQGLQRASLAYIHSYSHLNWKRRALKEISLFLILCNITLWMMPAFGIHPEFENGLEKDFYGYQIWFAIVNFGLPLGVFYRMHSVGGLVEVYLGA, via the exons ATGGGCCGCGGAGCCCGAGCGGCGGCTGCGCAGTCCCGCTGGGGGAGGGCGTCGCGGGCATCGGTCTCACCTGGACGGACGATCCGCTCAGCGCCCGCAGTCGGTG AAGCACAGGAGACTGAAGCAGCCCCGGAGAAGGAGAACCGAGTGGATGTGGGGGCCGAGGAGAGAGCGGCCGCCACCCGGCCCCGGCAGAAGTCCTGGCTGGTGAGGCATTTCTCTCTGCTGCTGCGGCGGGACCGGCAGGCCCAGAAGGCTGGACAACTCTTCTCGGGGCTCCTGGCCCTGAATGTGGTGTTCCTGGGTGGCGCCTTCATCTGCAGCATGATCTTCAACAAGGTGGCCGTCACTCTGGGTGACGTGTGGATCCTGCTGGCCACGCTGAAGGTCCTCTCCCTGCTTTGGCTTCTCTACTATGTGGCAAGCACCACCCGCCGACCACACGCCGTGCTCTACCAAGATCCCCACGCGGGGCCCCTCTGGGTGCGGG GTTCCCTAGTGCTCTTCGGCAGCTGCACCTTCTGCCTCAACATCTTCCGAGTGGGCTACGATGTGAGCCACATCCGCTGCAAGTCACAGCTGGACCTTGTCTTCTCTGTCATCGAGATGGTCTTCATCGGCGTCCAG ACCTGGGTGCTCTGGAAACACTGCAAAGACTGTGTTCGGGTCCAGACCAACTTCACTAG GTGTGGCCTGATGCTGACCCTGGCCACAAACCTGCTGCTGTGGGTTCTGGCCGTTACCAATGACTCCATGCACCGAGAGATCGAAGCTGAGCTTGGCATCCTCATGGAAAAATCCACAG gcAATGAGACCAACACCTGTCTGTGCCTCAATGCCACCGCGTGTGAAGCTTTCCGGAGAGGCTTCCTGATGCTCTACCCCTTCAGCACTGAGTACTGCCTCatctgctgtgctgtgctgtttGTCATGTGGAAGAACGTGGGCCGCCACGTGGCACCCCACATGGGTGCCCACCCTGCCACCGCACCCTTCCACCTGCACGGGGCCATCTTCGGGCCGCTGCTGGGCCTGCTGGTGCTGCTGGCAGGTGTGTGCGTCTTTGTGCTCTTCCAAATCGAGGCCAGTGGCCCTGCCATTGCTTGCCAGTACTTCACCCTCTACTATGCCTTCTATGTGGCTGTGCTGCCCACCATGAGTCTGGCGTGCCTGGCGGGCACAGCCATACACGGGCTGGAGGAGAGAGAGCTGGACACGGTCAAGAACCCTACCCGCAGCCTGGATGTGGTGCTGCTAATGGGTGCTGCACTGGGCCAGATGGGCATCGCCTATTTCTCCATCGTGGCCATTGTGGCCAAGCGCCCGCATGAGCTGCTCAACCGCCTCATCCTGGCCTACTCGCTGCTGCTCATCCTGCAGCACATCGCTCAGAACCTCTTCATCATCGAGGGCCTGCACCGGCGCCCACTCTGGGAGACAGTTCCCGAGGGCCTGGCAGGAAAGCAGGAGGCTGAGCCTCCCCGCAGAGGCTCCTTGCTGGAGCTGGGCCAGGGCCTGCAGCGGGCCTCACTGGCCTACATCCACTCCTACAGCCACCTCAACTGGAAGCGGAGGGCACTCAAGGAGATCTCACTCTTCCTCATCCTCTGCAATATCACA CTGTGGATGATGCCTGCATTTGGCATACACCCGGAGTTTGAGAACGGGCTAGAAAAGGATTTCTACGGCTACCAGATATGGTTCGCCATCGTCAACTTCGGCCTGCCTCTGGGGGTCTTCTACCGCATGCACTCTGTGGGAGGCCTGGTGGAGGTCTACCTGGGGGCCTGA